ACCCAAACTACTGTTGCAAAACCTGCAGCAATACCGGTATTTGTAAAGGCAATAGCAGCGGTTTCTCCACTTGCTAAAGCACCTCCGGAATTAAAACCAAACCAGCCGAACATTAATAATGCAGTACCGATTAGTACTAAATTAATATTTCCGTAATCGCGTTTTGGCATAACATAACGTTTACCAAAGAAAAGTACTCCAACTAAAGCACTGAAACCAGCAGTAGCATGAATTACGGTTCCTCCAGCATAATCAACAAATCCTAATTTACTTAAAAATCCGCCACCCCAAATCCAGTGAGCAACCGGGAAGTAAATTAAAATCATCCATAAAACCAAAACCTTTACCCAACCAAAAATTGTAATTCGGCCTGCAATGGCTCCGGTCATTAATGGCGCTGTAATAATAGCAAACATTAATTGATACATAAAAAACATTAAAAACGGAATTGAAGATCCGTATTTAGGATTTACGGTAAAATCTACACCATTAAGCATAAAATATTCAGTTGGCGAACCAACAAATCCGCCGATATCATTTCCAAAAACCATTGAAAAACCGCCCAAAGTCCATAAAACGGTAACCACGCCAATCGAAATAAACGTGTACATCATCATGGTTAATGTGTTTTTTTTAGGCACTAATCCTCCATAAAAAAAAGCAAGTCCGGGAATCATTAAAAAAACCAGCACGGTTGTTATTACCATAAAGGCAACGTTACCGTTGTTAATTACATCTGCATTCATAAAAGTTGATTAATTAAGTTAATTTTTGTAGTTAAGATTTTATCTTTTTTCTTGATAAAAAGTATTAAAATACTTACAACTAGTAAATACATTTTTTAGTATTTAAAAGGCTTTATTTAACTAAAAATTGAATTGAATTAAGGTTTGCACACGGTTTGCTGAAGCACTTGCTCCATCTATATTAACACGATCACCCCATAAATACTCAACTCCAACTTTAAAATCGGTTGTTAGATTATAAAAAACATTTCCTACAATATATTGCCCATATCTGTAATTAGAATCTGGAACCGTTAGTTGATCAGGAAAAACTTCAGCTTGGCTATATCCGGCTGTTGCATAAACATCTTTAGATAAGTTAAACTGTATTTGTGCAAACCAACCTAAAGCTTCTTGCGCTTGCATTTTTCCGGGTTTAGAAGGATTTTGAATTAAAGACAAACCCCTGCCTGATAAATCATTAATATATTGTGCAATACCTTTACCATAGGTAATTTGACCATAAAATTCCATAAATGAGGTTAACTCGACATTGGTACTAAGCTGCATCCCAAAGCTCGTTTCGGTTTCTGTGGTATTATTTATAACATCACGGTAATTCATGTTGCGCATTACACCGGCTGCACGTACATGGCTAGCTTTTTTTTCGCCCCAATTGTATTGTACATAAACGGGAATATCAGGAATACGTTGCGTAGTTTCAACCGTTTGCGTCGGAGCATATGTTCCGGTAGTATTTGGCATTTCGGCAGCAACTGCATACGAAAATCCTTTACCAAAATCACCTGTATATCTAATTTGTGTGGTGCGCATTTCGGCTGCACCATTTGGCCCCTGAAAATCTATTGTTGGAGGAACAGCAGCTAAATCGTTAAATGTACTCCAAGTACGTCCAACCGTAAAGCCAAGCAAGGTAACGTAGGCATCGGTTAACACAAATGCACCGCCTGCACCAGAAAATCTACCAGCAACATAAGCCTGAAATTGCCCAACTTTATCGTTATTACCTAAAAGTTTAAAAAACAAAGTTGATTTAGATGCATCCATATTAAATCTGTTTTTTGTTAACAGATCTGTAGGAACTGGAATGGTTGCCGGAACGAATCCGAAATCGCTTGTAGGGCTTCCTCCAAAATCATATGCTGTTCTAACACGCACAAAACCACCGACTCCAAAAGCTATTTCACGTTTTTGATCGTATAACAAAAAACGAGGCGCTTTTGGATCGCGATAATGTTGCCCTGTAGTTTCGTTAAAATCTTCAACAATTTTAAGCCCTGGCTTACGGGTACTAATTATTTTTAAAGAAACTTCATCTGGATCTGTTTCTTCTTGTGCATAAGCATCAAATTGGAAAAGAAGCAACAACGATGCTCCTAATAAGTAGATTTTCTTCATAATAAATGAATCTTTTAGTTAGGTTATTTGGAGAAATAATAATTTACATATTACTTATTTCAGTTTTAAAAACAAGTAATTTATATAACGTTTTTTAAATGCAATATTGTATGATTATTATGGCTTAAAAGACATAAAAAAAACCTTGAATATTAAAATTCAAGGTTTTTTTATTATTTTTTTTCAGCTTCTTTTTTAGCTTTTTCAATATTTTCTTGAAGCTTTTGATTTTCTTTCTGAATATCTTCAATAGTTTCTTCTATTGATTCACCAGCTTTCTCAAAATCTTGTTTTAAAGAATCTTTTGCTTTTTCAACAAAATCATGCAATGCATCTGCCTCTTCTTCTAATCCTTCTGGAGTTTGAATTACTTCACCTTCAACTAAATCATCTTGTTTTGGTTCTGACTTACAAGAAACTAAAAAAGATACGCTTAACGCCATTAAGGCAATTCCAATTTTTTTCATACTCATTTTTTTTATAAAGTTATTAAACATTACTTTTTAATGTGCTAAAAATACTATTTAAAAAAATTATATTTACATTTTAATTCAATATACACAACTGCATTTTATTGCGCAAACAACACAACAATGAATTTTATTAAAAACAACCTATTGGTACAAATTATTCTTGCCATAATAGGTGGAATTGTTTTAGGGAAATATTTACCCGTTATTTTTAATCAAACAATTTCTGACAGCATTATTCGCGTTTTTGTAACTTTTAATACTTTTTTTAGCGAGTTCTTAAACTTTTTTATTCCTTTAATTATTATTGGATTAATTGTACCTGCTATTGGTAACATTGGGCAAGGTGCATCAAAATTAGTACTTTACACCGCAGCCATTGCTTATGCATCAACCTTATTTGCTGGGTTTACAACTTTTGGAGTTAGTATGGCGGTATTTCCGAACTTATTGGCCAACCAAACGGTTGTAAAAATTAGTGAAACTGCTACACAATTAACCCCTTATTTCAGTTTACAAATTCCGCCTTTATTAGATATTATGTCAGCTTTATTTGCAGCATTTATAATCGGAATTGGCGTTTCTAGAATACAAAATTCTTTACTACTTCGTGGATTCTTAGAGTTTGAACAAATTGTAAACAAAGTTATTCAGCGCATTATTATTCCGCTTTTACCTTTATTTATTTTTGGCATATTTATGAATATGGTACATTCTGGAGAAATCTTTATTATTCTAAACGTTTTCTCTAAAATAATTGTGGTAATCTTTATTATGCACGTTGCCTTATTATTGGTGCAGTATTTTATTGCAGGTGCAATAAGCAAACGCAATCCGCTAACAGCATTAAAAACCATGTTACCGGCTTATTTTACAGCATTAGGAACGCAATCATCAGCAGCAACAATTCCGGTAACTTTACGTCAGGCAAGTAAATTAGGTTTAAAAGAAGATATTATAAAACTTACCATTCCGCTATGTGCTACCATACATTTGGCCGGAAGTACTATGAAAATTGTAGCATGCTCAATTGCATTAATGCTAATTCAGGGTATAACGATTGATCCGCTTACTTTTTCAGGCTTCATCTTTATGTTAGGTATTGCAATGGTTGCTGCTCCTGGAGTTCCTGGAGGTGCTATAATGGCTGCTATTGGTATTATAGGATCTATGTTAGGATTTGATTCCAAAAGCCAAGCACTAATGATTTCGCTTTACATTGCTATGGACAGCTTTGGTACGGCTTGCAATGTAACCGGTGATGGTGCTATTGCCATGATTTTAGACAAAATATTTAAAAATAAAAGCATCCAATAAGGATGCTTTTTTATTTTAAGTAAGATAAAAATTCTTCTCGATCTATTTCTCGACAACCTAAAGATGCCAGATGGTCGTTATAAACTTGGCAATCTAATAACTTGTAATTTTGAGCTTCTAAATGTTTAGCTAAGCTAATAAACGCAAACTTACTGGCATTAGAAACGGTAGAAAACATGCTTTCTCCACAAAAAATCGTACCTAAATCTATACCGTATAAACCGCCAACCAACAAATCATTTTGCCAAACCTCAACAGATTTAGCCCAACCTGCTTTGTGTAATTCGCAGTAAGCTTCAACCATATCATCGGTTATCCAAGTGCCATTCTGATCAGTTCGTTTAACTTGTTGGCAATTTAAAATCACCTCTTTAAAACAGGTATTAAACGTAACAGTAAAAGCGTTTTTAGCAAACAAACTTCGCATGCTTTTAGAAACTTTAAGTTCCGGAAAAAACAAAACCATTCGTTCGTTGGGCGACCACCATGTAATAATTTCACCATCTTCAAACCACGGAAAAACACCATTTTTATAAGCAAGCTGTAATCTTGGCAAAGATAAATCACCGCCAAATGCAACAATTCCGGTAGGATGAACTTGGTTTAAGGAAGGAAATTGAATTTGATTCGTTAAAAACGGAATTTCCATCATTAAAAAATATTAGAACGGTAAATCATCTGAATCGTCTGCATCAAATGAATTGAAAGATGCTGGCTCAATATTAATTGCAGGTCCTTGATTGTTAAATGCAGGAGCTGCAAAGTTAGTATTGGGTTGGTTGTTGTATTGCGGCTCTTCAAAACCTGCTGGTTGATTTTTTTCAATTCTCCAACCTTGAATAGAATTGAAATATTTAGTTTCTCCTTGCGGATTCACCCATTCACGACCACGCAAGTTAATAGAAACGCGTACCGGTTCTCCAACCTGATAAGCATCTAATAACGGGCATTTATCTTGAGTAAATTCAACTAAAATATGTTGAGGATATTGTTCTTCTGTGGTTACAACCAATTCACGCTTAGAAAACGTAGCTGTAATTTGTTGTTGTTGGCCTATAAATTTAATTCTTCCTGAAATTTCCATTAGATATCAATTTTTAACGTTTTTACACGTTGCATTAATGTGTTTTATTTTGATTGGTAAAGATACAGCTTTTTTTGAAAACGATACAAACCACATAATTTCATTTCCTTACAAAATGACATAATTCAGCGCTGAAAAATTATGGAATTTAATATCGACTAATAAAAAACAAAGTCCTGAATTCAGGACTTTTATAATGCTGTAAAGGCAGCGTTTATTTTACTTGCAATCATTTCAAATTCTTCTGGCGTAACCTTAGTTTTGTTTAAAAACGTAATATCGTTTAACGTATTTAAAGGCACCAAATGCACGTGCACGTGTGGCACTTCTAAACCAACAACGGCCATACCTACGCGTTCGCACGGAATAACTTTTTCTATAGCTAGGGCTACGTTTCTAGAAAACTGCATCAATGCTAAATATTCTGTTTCCGATAAATCAAAAATTTTATCCACTTCGTTTTTAGGCACACATAAGGTATGCCCTTTAGCATTGGGATTAATATCTAAAAATGCAAAAAAAGAATCGGTTTCTGCAACCTTATAACAAGGAATTTCGCCCTGAATAATTTTAGTAAAAATGCTTGCCATATTATAACGTTATAATTAGTCGCGTGTAATTTCTAAGATTTCGAATTGCATCACTCCGTTTGGAACTTGAATATCTGCAATTTCGCCAACCGATTTACCTAATAAACCTTTACCAATGGGTGAGGTAACAGAAATTTTACCAGCTTTTAAATCAGCTTCAGATTCTGCAACCAAGGTATATTTTATCTCCATTTTATTCGCCACGTTTTTAATTTTAACCGTAGATAAAACTAAAGCTTTAGACGTGTCTAATTGCGATTCATCAATCAATCTTGCATTGGCAACAATCTCTTCAATTTTTGCAATTTTAAGTTCAAGCATGCCTTGCGCTTCTTTTGCTGCATCGTATTCAGCATTTTCAGAAAGATCGCCTTTATCGCGGGCGTCAGCAATTGCCTGAGAAGCTCTAGGACGCTCAATAGATTTAAGTTGATCTAATTCGTCTTTTAACTTTTTTAATCCTTCTGCCGTGTAATAAGATACTTTAGCCATAATGTAATAATTTATAAAAATAGAAAAAATCCCACCATTGGGATTTTTATATATTCAGTTAAAATGATAATTTATACTTTTTTTAATTAACTTGGTAAATATATTTAATTTAAATTTGTTCTACAATTAAAATATTTACAATGAAAAATTTACTTTTCTTAGTTGTTGCTTTAGTAACCCTAGCAAGTTGTTCTAAAGATGACAATATTAAGAATAAAAATCCATATTTACCAAATTATCCGATAAATATAAGCTTAAATTTAGATTTACCAGCAAATGTTGACCTGCAATATGTATCTAACTACAAGTACGTTAACACACCCGGAGCAGGAATAAAAGGCATTTTTGTTTTTAACAACGGTAACGGTTACATAGCTTTTGATGCAGCTTGCCCGAACATGTACCCAAACGAATGTGAACCCATGAAAGTTGAAGGCGTTAAAGCAGTTTGTGCTTGCGACGATAGCTCGTACAGCTTATTTACTGGCTTAGGTGATATGCAATACAGCATGAAACAATATCGTACCGAATTAGTTGGCTCGATGTTAAGAATTTACAATTAGTTTAATTACCTTTGATATAAATTTATTATCATGAAAAAATATATTTTTATAGTACTTGCAGCAATTGGCTTTACTGCTTGTAACAACAAAACTGAAAATACTGTAGCAGAAACAAATGCCGAGGTTGCAACTACTAACTTAGCAAAAGCAAAAGCAGAAATTGCTCCTGAAAATTTAGCTGAAACTGAATTTAAGATTGAAGGCATGACGTGCCAAATGGGTTGTGCAAACACCATTAAATCTAAATTAGAAGCAGTTACTGGCGTTGATAAAGCAGATGTTAGTTTTGATCAAGAAAACGCAATTGTTTATTACGACAAATCTGTAGTAACGGTTGACGATTTAAAAAACACCGTAAACAACATTGCAGACGGAAAACTTTACAAAGTTGCAGAATAAAAAAAATCAGGCATATGCCTGATTTTTTTTATTCTTTATTTTCTTCCTACAAAATCATCCATGGTATGATAAATACCAAAAACATTTCCCATAACAAAATCGTACCATGCAAGTGGCAAAAGTGCTTGCGCTAACCGAATAAGCCAATAAGGCAAAGGCAATACCGTTTTTTGATTTTGTTTTTCTAAATTTCTGATAATTTTTTCGGCAGTTTTTTCGGGATCTAAAATAGGAACCAATTTTGATTTTACGCCTTGAAACATGCCTGTGTTAATATAAAAAGGCATAACTGCATGAATTAACACCTTTTTGCGCATTTGTTTCATCTCAATTCGTAAACCTTCGCTCCAACCTAAAACGGCCCATTTGCTTGCCGAATAAACTGCTAATTTGGGCGTAGAAGTTAAACCTGCTAAAGAAGAAATGTTGCAAATTATACCGCTATTTTGCTCCAGCATTTGTGGTAAAAAACCTAAAGCCAATTGCATGGGCGCGTTGGCATTAATTTGCATGGTTTTTTCTATATCTGCAACCGAATGCTTTACAAATTCATGACCAATAACAATTCCGGCATTGTTAATTAAAACATCTACCATTTCGGTTTGTTCTAGCACTTGTTTTATGGCATTTTCTATTTGTTTGGCATCTGCTAAATTAACTACAACAGCATGAATAGGAATGCTAAAAAAGGCAAATTCCTTTTTTACTAACTGCATACCATCTTCATTAAAATCTAAAATAAAAATCTGTTTTGCTTTACGTTCTAAACATTTGCGCAACATAATTTTTCCGATTCCAGAAGCGGCACCCGTAATTACAACCGTTTTGTTAACAAAGCTAAATTGCATAATTTTTAGTTTAAAATTATTGCCATTGTAAAGATTCCATAATTACGCGCATATCATTTTTAATATAATTAACAGCAGGTAAAATAGAATCAAAATTTGGGGTTGCGTAAAAGTAAGCCGAACCGCGAATAAAATGTTTGGTGCTATCTGTAGCATAAAACTGCGTATTGGTTGCAGCATTACCGCCTACGTAATAAAACATGCCGTAAACATTATTTTCAGGATTAATAAATGGCTGTTCTACAATATCATCTGCTTTAATTACATGCTCGTAAGTTAGTTTTTGAGCTTCAGAAAGCAGTTTTTCAATATCGTTATTTACCGGCAAATAGGTCATATAAATTGTAGCTTTCATTTTAGGATATTCTATTTCAAAGCTGCAATTTTGTTTTTGTTGCACGGTTGCTATATGGTTAACATCAAACTCAAAACCACAATTTGCCTGATATAAGTTGTAGGTTGGATTTGGATAACTTAACCTTAACTGCGCTTTTGGCTTTGGTAAAGTTGCATCTTTACAGCCAATAAGGGTTAAACTTACAACGAATACAAAAAACAAATAGTTACTTATTGTGGTTTTCATGATGAACATGCTAGGATTAATTGGTAAATATACAATAGAATTGAAAACGAATACAACTAATTTAGTACGGTAAATCGTCGTTGTCAGAAATTTCTACGCTAGGTTTTACCGCTTTAAATTCGGCAGCTGCTTTCTGATCAATTTCTTTTTTTACGTTTAAAAAGGTAAATTCGGTTACCTGAATCTCAGTAGTAAATTTTTGTACACCATCTTCACCTTGCCATTGACGCGATTTTATACGTCCTTCAACATAAATTTTATCGCCTTTGCTTAAATATTTTTCGCACAATTCGGCCGCTTTATTACGCACAACAATATTGTGCCATTCGGTAGATGAAATGCGTTCGTTGGTTGTTTTATTAATATAAACTTCGTTGGTTGCCAACGGAAAACGCCCAATGCAATTACCGCCTTCAAAATAATGCATTTTAACATTTTCGCCTAAATGCCCAATTAAAATAACTTTATTAACTGTTCCGTTCATAATTTAAATTGTTACGTTCAAATATAATTTTTTTGTTAAATTTTATGGTAGTTTTTATCTAAGAAATTTGCGAGGACGATAGGAAAAGAAAAATCAGCAATTTCATGTTTTTTAACACCATTAACTTCTTGATTTACTTCTAACAACCAAAAACGAATGTGCAAATGCTGATGCGAAAGTTTATGTACTAAATAATCAGAATCAAATCCTAGTAAAGAAACAACATTATGAGTTGCAAAATGATTTAAAATGGTTTGATTTGCATCGTTAAAAGCTAAATTATCAGTACTTTCTAACAATTCAAATTGATGCAGTCCGGCCCAAATATCAGATTCATCACGTTTTACAATTTTATATTTCTGATTATTGCCTTTAATTAGTACATAATCAAAATAGCGTTTTTTAATTTTTATTTTAGCCGATTTATAAGGCAATTCGGCAACTTTATTTGTTGCATAAGCCAAACAACTACTAGCAAAACAACAGGCTGTACAATTGGGCGATTTAGGAACACATTGTAAGGCGCCAAAATCCATAATGGCTTGATTAAACAATGCTGGTTCACACGGATTACCTTCTAGCAACAGCTTATTAGCTAATTCTTGAAATATTTTTTTAGTTTTAAGCAAAGAAATATCGGCATCAATACCAAAAATACGAGAAAGCACTCTAAAAACATTACCGTCTACCACTGCAATTTTTTCATTATAAGCAAAAGATGCAATGGCAGCAGCGGTATAACTACCAACGCCTTTAAGCTTTAATAAATCATTATAATTATCTGGAAATTGGTTATTTAACTCAAAGCTAACATATTGTGCTGTGGCATGCAAATTTCTGGCACGCGAATAATATCCTAATCCTTGCCAAAGTTTTAGTACATCTTCTTGGCTGGCGTTTGCTAAATCACTAACTTTGTAAAATCGCTCAATAAATGCCTCATAATAAGGTAATCCTTGGGCTACACGGGTTTGTTGTAAAATAATTTCTGACAACCAAATGTGGTACGGATTGGTCGTTTTTCGCCAGGGTAAATCGCGCTTATTGGCTAAATACCACGTAATTAATGTATTGTAAAAGATCATGATTTTAATGTAGTTTGCAAAAATATAACTTTATATGATTAAATTTTAATTGATTAAGGTTGAAAATTTGTTTTTTTAATTCATATATTTGCAAACTCAAAAAACTCATCAAAATAAATACAAAGAAATAATGACAAAAGCAGACATCGTAGCGAAGATTTCGGAAAAGTTAGGTCTTGAAAAAGGCGACGTTCAAGCTACAGTAGAGTCTTTCATGGAAGAGGTAAAAACTTCACTTGAATCTGGAGAAAATGTATATCTAAGAGGTTTTGGTAGCTTTATTATCAAAACAAGAGCTGAAAAAACAGGGAGAAATATTTCAAAAAACACAACGATTAAAATTCCTGCTCACAACATACCAGCATTTAAACCAGCTAAAGTATTTGTTGATGGAGTAAAATCGAATACAGAAGTAAAAAATAACTAATTTATTAACACTTAAACACTACACATTATGCCAAGTGGTAAAAAAAGAAAAAGACATAAGGTAGCAACGCACAAACGTAAAAAAAGAGCGAGAGCTAACCGTCACAAAAAAGAAAAAGTAGTTTAAAACTACTTTTTCCTTTTTTTAAGTTCATTGAAATTGTAAGCCAAAAAGCTTACATCGGGCTAAAAACCTGTAAAATTTTGTTTAATCCATCTGTACTGCATACGTTTTAGTAAGAAATTACGTTAAAACATATTCGTATGGATAAATAAGTTATACTGTGAACAAAGAGTTAATTGTACGTTCTAGTTCAGAAGCAGTTGATTTTGCCTTATTAAAAGATGGAAAACTAATTGAACTTCATCACGAAGAAAAAGATGATGAAAGCCAAGGTCAAGGATTTAACGTGGGCGATATTTTTATTGCAAAAATTCGCAAACCCGTTCCTGGTTTAAATGCCGCTTTCGTTCATATTGGATTCGATAAAGATGCATTTTTGCATTATCATGATTTAGGTCCAAACCTAACATCAATGATGAAGTTTATTAAACTTGTAAGCACAGGTAAATTAAAGGACTACTCCTTAAAAAACTTTCCTTTTGAAACTGAAATTAATAAAGATGGTGTTATTACAGATGTTTTAAGTGCCAACCAATCTATTTTAGTTCAGATCGTGAAAGAACCAATTTCTACAAAAGGACCGCGTATATCATCTGAATTGTCGTTAGCGGGTAGATATGTAGTTTTAGTTCCATTTTCGGATCGCGTTTCGGTTTCTCAAAAAATCGAATCGAAAGAAGAAAAAGAAAGGTTAAAGAAACTGGTTCAGAGCATAAAACCCAAAGGTTTTGGCGTAATTATTAGAACCGTTGCTGAAAGACAAAAAGTAGCCGAGCTAGAAAAGGATTTGCAAAACTTGCTAGACAAATGGATAGCAATGTGCAAACGTCTACCTACTGCACATCACCCCTCAAAAATTTTGGGTGAATTAAATAAAGCTTCGTCTATTTTACGTGATATTTTCAATGATTCATTTACTGGAATTCACATAGATGATGAAGATTTATATTATCAAACTAAGGACTATTTGCAAGAAATAGCTCCTTCTAAAGTCTCAATCGTTAAGCAATATCATTCGAAAGAGCTGCCGTTGTTCGAAAAATACAATATTGAACGACAAATAAAAACCTCGTTTGGAAAAACGGTTTCTATGAGTAAAGGAGCTTACTTAATCATAGAACATACCGAAGCTTTACACGTTATTGATGTAAACAGCGGTAACCGATCTAACAAAGCAACCAATCAGGAAGAAACAGCTTTAGAAGTTAACTTAATTGCTGCCGCAGAAATTGCCAGACAATTGCGTTTACGAGATATGGGCGGAATTATTGTTGTTGATTTTATTGACATGCAAAACCCCGAAAATCGTAAAACGTTGTACGACTTCTTAAGAGAAGAAATGAGCGACGACAAAGCCAAACACAAAATCTTGCCTCCTAGCAAATTTGGATTAATCCAAATTACTAGACAAAGAGTTAGACCCGAAGTACATATAAAAACCAATGAAGAAAATCCGAATGAAAACGGAGAAATTGAAGCTCCAATATTGGTAATAGATAAAATCGCGGCTGACCTAGAAAGAATTATTAAAGAAAACAAATCGGTTGTTTTAAATACCCATCCGTTTGTTTCTGCTTACCTTACTCAGGGTTTTCCATCAATTCGAATGAAATGGTTTTTTGAACACAAAAAGTGGATAAAAATTATTCCAAGAGATGCTTACACGTACCTAGAGTATCATTTTTTTGACAAAGAAGGTAATCAATTAATGTAAAAAATTAAAACCGCTACGTTTTCGCAGCGGTTTTTTTATTTAGTTTAAAGTAATATTCACAAAAGCTTCATTACCCATTTCATCTACTGCATAAAGCTTATAATCTCCTGGTTTAGCTTCAATCATCATTTCATGAAAAGTTTTGGTTTTACCCAAATAGGTATCATTTAAATACCAAAAAATCTGCGCTTCGGTATTTACATGTGCAACTTTAGCAATAACAGGTTGTAATTCGCCCGCTTGATTTTTAGTTTGACTTAAAACCATATTGTTTTCCGGATAAATAAAATCTAAAACATGTTGTTTACTAGTACCACAATCTGATCGATAAGGCGGTACCAATTTATAATTCATATTTTTAGATTTATAGTACCATTGCATAACAGGAGGTAAAACAAAATAAACTTCGGTTTGTATTTTGTCTAAATCTTCGCAAGCTGCGCTAACTTGAAATTGTTTGGTTTGATCTAAATGAATTACTTTATGATACGGACAAATGGTCGTATTGATTCCTTTTTTAGGAATTTTAGCTTTTTGTGAAGGACAATGCTGAGATGCAACATGGCCTGAAACAGTACAAACATCAATTAGCTGTAAATCAGATGCAGGTTCTTTAAAAAATTCATTTTTAGGCAAAGATCTAAAAACATCAAACAAAATGGGGCCGGCGTATTGCATCCCGGTTAAACCAGCACGGCCTTCGCCCGATGCATTACCAACCCAAACACCAACTACATAATTTTTATCTACTCCAATAGCCCAACCATCTCGGCTACCAAAACTTGTTCCTGTTTTCCAAGCAATTTCTATAGATGAATCGTAATAACGCCATGCATCATCATTGGGTCGGTTTACCTCTTTCATCGCAGTAAACGTTTGATACAAAGCTCCTGCACCAAAAACGGTAGCATCCGAAACAACTTTTCCAAAATCTAAATCAATATTGCTATTACTTTGTAACGACTGAAATTCATTGCTGCGGTATTTTTGTGTTTTGTTGTAAAAATTTAAGGTTGATGCCATGTTTGCGTAAGCGCTGCACAAATCGTACAAATTGGATTCTGCTCCGCCTAAAATTAAA
This genomic window from Flavobacterium agricola contains:
- the gldD gene encoding gliding motility lipoprotein GldD, whose translation is MKTTISNYLFFVFVVSLTLIGCKDATLPKPKAQLRLSYPNPTYNLYQANCGFEFDVNHIATVQQKQNCSFEIEYPKMKATIYMTYLPVNNDIEKLLSEAQKLTYEHVIKADDIVEQPFINPENNVYGMFYYVGGNAATNTQFYATDSTKHFIRGSAYFYATPNFDSILPAVNYIKNDMRVIMESLQWQ
- a CDS encoding HU family DNA-binding protein, which produces MQTQKTHQNKYKEIMTKADIVAKISEKLGLEKGDVQATVESFMEEVKTSLESGENVYLRGFGSFIIKTRAEKTGRNISKNTTIKIPAHNIPAFKPAKVFVDGVKSNTEVKNN
- a CDS encoding SDR family NAD(P)-dependent oxidoreductase → MQFSFVNKTVVITGAASGIGKIMLRKCLERKAKQIFILDFNEDGMQLVKKEFAFFSIPIHAVVVNLADAKQIENAIKQVLEQTEMVDVLINNAGIVIGHEFVKHSVADIEKTMQINANAPMQLALGFLPQMLEQNSGIICNISSLAGLTSTPKLAVYSASKWAVLGWSEGLRIEMKQMRKKVLIHAVMPFYINTGMFQGVKSKLVPILDPEKTAEKIIRNLEKQNQKTVLPLPYWLIRLAQALLPLAWYDFVMGNVFGIYHTMDDFVGRK
- the mutY gene encoding A/G-specific adenine glycosylase → MIFYNTLITWYLANKRDLPWRKTTNPYHIWLSEIILQQTRVAQGLPYYEAFIERFYKVSDLANASQEDVLKLWQGLGYYSRARNLHATAQYVSFELNNQFPDNYNDLLKLKGVGSYTAAAIASFAYNEKIAVVDGNVFRVLSRIFGIDADISLLKTKKIFQELANKLLLEGNPCEPALFNQAIMDFGALQCVPKSPNCTACCFASSCLAYATNKVAELPYKSAKIKIKKRYFDYVLIKGNNQKYKIVKRDESDIWAGLHQFELLESTDNLAFNDANQTILNHFATHNVVSLLGFDSDYLVHKLSHQHLHIRFWLLEVNQEVNGVKKHEIADFSFPIVLANFLDKNYHKI
- a CDS encoding single-stranded DNA-binding protein — translated: MNGTVNKVILIGHLGENVKMHYFEGGNCIGRFPLATNEVYINKTTNERISSTEWHNIVVRNKAAELCEKYLSKGDKIYVEGRIKSRQWQGEDGVQKFTTEIQVTEFTFLNVKKEIDQKAAAEFKAVKPSVEISDNDDLPY
- a CDS encoding ribonuclease E/G codes for the protein MNKELIVRSSSEAVDFALLKDGKLIELHHEEKDDESQGQGFNVGDIFIAKIRKPVPGLNAAFVHIGFDKDAFLHYHDLGPNLTSMMKFIKLVSTGKLKDYSLKNFPFETEINKDGVITDVLSANQSILVQIVKEPISTKGPRISSELSLAGRYVVLVPFSDRVSVSQKIESKEEKERLKKLVQSIKPKGFGVIIRTVAERQKVAELEKDLQNLLDKWIAMCKRLPTAHHPSKILGELNKASSILRDIFNDSFTGIHIDDEDLYYQTKDYLQEIAPSKVSIVKQYHSKELPLFEKYNIERQIKTSFGKTVSMSKGAYLIIEHTEALHVIDVNSGNRSNKATNQEETALEVNLIAAAEIARQLRLRDMGGIIVVDFIDMQNPENRKTLYDFLREEMSDDKAKHKILPPSKFGLIQITRQRVRPEVHIKTNEENPNENGEIEAPILVIDKIAADLERIIKENKSVVLNTHPFVSAYLTQGFPSIRMKWFFEHKKWIKIIPRDAYTYLEYHFFDKEGNQLM